In a single window of the Anaerocolumna cellulosilytica genome:
- a CDS encoding metallophosphoesterase — protein MKSLNILHISDAHIQKKNENEIRDIAEKLIYDVLKVQSEQDIKIDLVCFTGDLIQRGDKAIRDENQMEIANEILVQPLLDKLGYEKDRFIIVPGNHEVDTSKIVKATEKGLLVSSLEEINENIIDMNKSYLERLEYFYNGLDSYYEDIIREKIGYTFIRKIHGKQIGIVCIDSSWRSSGMGTCEKGLMYVGEKQVRDLLKHIKNTDFKICMMHHPLEWLSEFESTLIEREMTKFDIVLRGHVHENDTKEICRQNMKTIYSTAGKLYPLDYAYGRKVDGYNGYSILNVNFETNLCTIFMRTYYAMQREAFDTAINVNENGKIVYPLNGNSKEKQMEFNIINGIHEYFKHMSETFSLIKEIDSYSPMTLDQVFVDPIISEESEYVKEKQGGKDLISLEELLNKKDNIIFLGKKESGKTSLLQRIGLLYIEEYENKGVIPIHIDMRQLPKKNDKLTNATLYFIMNNILDNVNINKSNIRDSISDGKFIFLIDNIDISDGMHTMMLTKFIKDNSNNRFYLAVKEEFFQSLDIKKLPNYGDSFKKLYIHFFGKAQIRELVTRWASKREDIIDINNVVEKIDGYCNQINFAKTPFNVSIFMVLWDFDKNFIPQNEGIIMQNYLEIILEKLSPKESYRSTYSFQIKQHFLSNLAYKMLQKNEYYFTKKEFDDYIYEYHKSKGYIESKSLFSVLFFEKGILSITDDLVIFSHTSVLEYYLAVYAKDNKVFVQYMLKKGNRINFHNVICFYSGLIQNCEALLDSMSETIIESIIDSIDVIDKLNKLEIMADFKLPKEELLERLNENRPTLKEIDDLSDITNKKNDVAFTEISKKNNIKIDAPKILNTETKNQSDDISEQEAENFYSLLQMYGSVLKNAELLDNKYKISHLENYMYAMNIFLGEILQVAEKCNDELSIEDLKKNLVLDDSEEILEIPTEQEFKEIKNIIMEVAKVSFPIAIQNFILENVGTPKLEMAIDDLMSMKVDKPFEKFMLVFLKCDLKIENGMSELKRYIQKEDSESILKLILIKLIFYYRMRFFGTNSKTDTYLLDLIIGIQIKLHPEENEILTKSFISNREYVRKVMARQIKKDGTGTLG, from the coding sequence ATGAAATCATTAAATATTTTACATATATCTGATGCACATATTCAAAAAAAGAATGAGAACGAAATCAGAGATATTGCGGAAAAACTAATTTATGACGTCTTAAAAGTTCAAAGTGAGCAAGATATAAAAATAGATTTAGTATGCTTTACTGGTGATTTAATACAACGCGGTGATAAAGCTATTAGGGATGAAAATCAGATGGAAATTGCAAATGAAATATTGGTTCAGCCGTTATTAGATAAATTAGGTTATGAAAAAGATAGGTTTATTATTGTCCCTGGAAACCATGAAGTTGATACTAGCAAAATAGTTAAAGCTACGGAAAAGGGGCTATTAGTTAGCTCTTTAGAAGAAATCAATGAAAATATTATAGATATGAATAAGTCTTATCTTGAAAGGCTTGAATATTTTTACAATGGATTGGACTCCTATTACGAAGATATAATTAGAGAAAAGATTGGATATACATTTATACGCAAAATACATGGAAAACAAATTGGTATTGTATGTATTGATTCATCATGGCGTTCATCAGGCATGGGTACATGCGAAAAAGGACTCATGTACGTTGGAGAGAAACAAGTAAGAGATCTGCTTAAACATATAAAAAATACAGATTTTAAAATTTGTATGATGCATCATCCCTTAGAGTGGTTATCAGAATTTGAATCTACGCTAATTGAACGTGAGATGACGAAATTCGATATAGTTTTACGCGGGCATGTTCATGAAAATGATACAAAAGAAATATGTAGACAAAATATGAAAACAATATATAGTACGGCAGGTAAGTTATATCCTTTAGATTATGCATATGGTCGTAAAGTAGATGGATATAACGGCTATTCTATTTTAAATGTAAATTTTGAAACAAATTTGTGCACAATTTTTATGAGAACATATTATGCAATGCAGAGAGAGGCGTTTGATACGGCAATAAATGTTAATGAAAATGGAAAGATAGTATATCCGTTGAATGGAAATTCAAAAGAAAAGCAAATGGAGTTTAATATAATAAATGGAATTCATGAATATTTTAAACATATGTCTGAAACATTTTCTTTAATTAAAGAGATTGATTCATATTCTCCAATGACACTTGACCAAGTATTTGTTGATCCAATCATTTCTGAAGAGTCAGAATATGTAAAGGAAAAACAAGGAGGAAAAGACCTTATATCATTAGAAGAATTATTAAATAAGAAAGATAATATTATTTTCCTTGGAAAAAAAGAAAGTGGAAAGACATCGCTTCTGCAAAGGATAGGTCTATTGTATATTGAAGAGTATGAAAATAAGGGAGTTATACCTATACATATAGATATGAGACAACTTCCAAAAAAGAATGACAAATTAACAAATGCAACATTATACTTTATCATGAATAATATTCTTGATAATGTAAATATTAATAAATCTAACATAAGAGATTCAATTAGTGATGGAAAATTTATTTTTTTAATTGATAATATTGATATTTCAGATGGAATGCACACTATGATGCTTACTAAATTTATAAAAGATAATAGTAACAACAGATTTTACTTAGCAGTAAAAGAAGAATTTTTTCAATCACTTGACATTAAAAAATTACCTAATTATGGTGATAGTTTTAAAAAGCTATACATTCATTTCTTTGGAAAAGCACAGATTAGGGAATTAGTAACAAGATGGGCTAGTAAAAGAGAAGATATTATAGATATTAATAATGTAGTAGAAAAAATTGATGGATATTGCAATCAAATTAATTTTGCGAAAACCCCATTTAATGTGTCAATATTTATGGTTCTTTGGGATTTCGACAAAAACTTTATTCCACAAAATGAAGGTATTATAATGCAAAATTATTTGGAAATAATATTGGAAAAATTATCCCCTAAAGAAAGTTATAGAAGTACATATTCATTTCAAATTAAACAACATTTTTTAAGTAATCTGGCATACAAAATGCTTCAAAAAAATGAATATTACTTTACAAAAAAAGAGTTTGATGATTATATATATGAGTATCATAAAAGTAAGGGTTATATAGAATCTAAAAGTTTATTTTCTGTTTTGTTTTTTGAAAAAGGGATTCTAAGTATTACTGATGATTTAGTCATTTTTAGTCATACAAGTGTACTTGAATATTATTTAGCTGTATATGCAAAGGATAATAAAGTATTTGTACAGTATATGCTTAAAAAAGGAAATAGAATCAATTTTCACAATGTAATTTGTTTTTACTCAGGGCTTATACAAAATTGTGAGGCATTATTAGATAGTATGTCAGAAACAATAATTGAATCCATCATTGACAGCATTGACGTGATTGATAAATTAAATAAGCTTGAAATTATGGCAGATTTTAAACTTCCAAAAGAGGAATTATTGGAGAGATTAAATGAAAATCGTCCAACATTAAAAGAAATTGATGATTTAAGTGATATTACAAATAAAAAAAATGATGTTGCATTTACTGAAATTAGTAAGAAAAATAATATAAAAATAGATGCTCCTAAAATATTAAATACAGAAACAAAAAATCAAAGTGATGACATAAGTGAACAAGAAGCAGAAAATTTTTATTCATTATTGCAAATGTATGGTAGTGTTCTTAAAAATGCGGAATTATTAGATAATAAATATAAAATTAGTCACTTAGAAAATTATATGTATGCAATGAATATATTTCTTGGAGAAATATTACAAGTAGCGGAAAAATGTAATGATGAACTAAGCATTGAGGATTTAAAAAAGAATCTTGTTCTTGATGACTCTGAGGAGATACTGGAGATACCAACGGAACAGGAGTTTAAAGAAATTAAAAATATAATTATGGAGGTAGCAAAAGTCTCATTTCCTATAGCAATACAAAATTTTATTTTAGAAAATGTAGGTACTCCAAAACTGGAAATGGCTATTGATGACTTAATGTCAATGAAAGTTGATAAACCATTTGAAAAATTTATGTTAGTATTTCTTAAATGTGACCTTAAAATAGAAAATGGAATGTCTGAATTAAAAAGATATATTCAAAAAGAGGATTCAGAAAGCATTTTGAAATTGATTTTGATAAAATTAATTTTTTATTATAGAATGCGTTTCTTTGGGACTAATTCAAAAACAGATACTTACCTTTTAGATTTAATCATTGGAATTCAGATTAAGCTCCATCCTGAAGAAAATGAAATATTAACAAAATCCTTTATAAGTAACAGAGAATATGTTAGAAAAGTAATGGCAAGACAAATAAAAAAGGATGGAACTGGAACACTAGGTTGA
- a CDS encoding toll/interleukin-1 receptor domain-containing protein, which produces MNKKELRKISLQYRTLASQMLKVDSQEEINLIKMFFDFITDTAFIYDYIKECNHVTYDFKTLFEEKTWNDKLELPSSQKDLIDYGYQLLNYILDGSKQLFTLGQGYTSSNKFREMISAFMRKVVEPFVVALRSYLELSLIDCDNEDRVQTDTVKTVFLSYCQKDSDIANLIETELGSRITDKARISRDIRDVEYHESFKKFMQSIEKHDFVITIISDRYIKSRNCMYEVLEVVRDRNFRNKLIYIVLNEEDKKYYKAECPDIVGADVYSTAGLTKYSLFWKQKLEELQEQIDSLGDPTYAITQIKEKKIVQKILLDIPEFMEFVKDSKGVSLSEHIKKHFTDVISFMGL; this is translated from the coding sequence ATGAACAAGAAGGAGTTGCGAAAGATTTCACTGCAATATAGAACACTTGCGTCACAAATGCTCAAGGTAGATTCGCAAGAAGAAATTAATCTTATTAAGATGTTTTTTGACTTCATAACAGACACGGCTTTTATTTATGATTATATTAAAGAATGTAATCATGTTACTTATGACTTTAAAACTCTTTTTGAAGAAAAGACCTGGAATGATAAGCTTGAACTACCATCAAGCCAAAAAGACTTAATCGATTATGGGTATCAGTTACTTAATTACATATTAGATGGATCTAAACAACTGTTTACGCTTGGGCAAGGTTACACAAGCAGCAACAAGTTTCGTGAGATGATATCCGCTTTTATGAGAAAAGTAGTGGAACCTTTTGTAGTGGCGTTGAGAAGTTATCTTGAGCTTAGTTTAATTGATTGTGATAATGAAGATCGTGTACAGACAGATACAGTCAAAACTGTATTTTTATCATATTGCCAGAAAGACTCTGACATTGCTAATTTAATCGAAACTGAACTTGGTAGCAGAATAACTGATAAAGCCAGAATTTCTAGAGATATCAGAGATGTTGAGTACCACGAAAGTTTTAAGAAATTCATGCAATCAATTGAAAAGCACGACTTTGTAATAACAATCATTAGCGATAGATATATAAAATCGAGAAATTGTATGTATGAAGTCTTGGAAGTAGTTAGAGATAGAAATTTTAGGAATAAGCTTATTTATATTGTCCTTAATGAAGAAGATAAAAAATACTACAAGGCGGAATGTCCTGATATTGTTGGAGCTGATGTCTATTCGACAGCTGGTCTAACTAAATATAGCTTGTTTTGGAAGCAAAAGTTGGAAGAATTGCAAGAGCAAATTGATTCTCTTGGAGACCCAACATATGCAATTACTCAAATAAAAGAGAAGAAGATCGTACAGAAAATATTGTTAGATATTCCAGAATTCATGGAATTTGTTAAGGATAGTAAAGGGGTATCATTGTCTGAACATATCAAAAAACATTTTACGGATGTCATAAGTTTTATGGGGCTATAA
- a CDS encoding phosphotransferase yields MDYELLGNIWRLLNVEEQKYIKNQALMILDKMNSIESDYFGGIYKDGRIERFSKWTDSYKNIVETALGDCLRYGSLAENECKIIIEKVNENSRKLNQGIQPKAVFSHMDLHWNNIFIDMSTKQIKGVFDFGSALYIPCYMGYFRLNRGFLSGANCFYHADTICPIEINDYEYECAEILNTLDYFTFLSYKKYLIKKFNFINSNFL; encoded by the coding sequence ATGGATTATGAATTGTTAGGAAATATATGGAGATTGTTAAATGTTGAGGAGCAGAAATATATAAAAAATCAAGCTTTGATGATACTTGATAAAATGAATTCCATCGAATCTGATTATTTTGGAGGAATATATAAAGACGGGAGAATAGAACGATTTAGTAAGTGGACTGATTCTTACAAAAACATTGTGGAAACAGCATTAGGAGACTGCTTACGTTATGGAAGCTTAGCAGAAAATGAATGTAAAATTATAATAGAAAAAGTGAATGAAAATTCCAGAAAATTGAATCAAGGGATACAACCTAAAGCAGTATTTTCACACATGGATTTACATTGGAATAATATTTTCATTGATATGAGTACTAAACAGATTAAGGGAGTTTTTGACTTTGGAAGCGCTTTATATATACCTTGTTATATGGGATATTTCCGCTTGAATCGTGGATTTCTATCTGGAGCAAATTGTTTTTATCATGCAGATACGATTTGTCCTATAGAAATAAATGATTATGAATATGAATGTGCTGAAATTCTAAATACATTAGACTATTTTACTTTTCTTTCTTATAAGAAGTATTTGATCAAAAAATTTAACTTTATAAATAGTAATTTTCTTTAA
- a CDS encoding DUF5710 domain-containing protein, with product MPLYLNVPYDEKDDAKWSPRKKQWYVERKEDYIKFRR from the coding sequence ATGCCGTTATATCTCAATGTACCTTATGATGAAAAAGATGATGCCAAATGGAGTCCAAGGAAAAAACAATGGTATGTAGAAAGAAAAGAGGATTATATTAAGTTTCGACGATAA
- a CDS encoding helix-turn-helix domain-containing protein yields the protein MERKIKHLRKDKHLTQLELAKKLNLTQSTIAAYENGIKIPTVENLLAIAKFFQVSTDYLLGLTENLNYEPIESNDDFVSESIAPYTTTNSKEYSKVISYYHRLDNENKEYIIGKMIELYKEQQKPIKYVHKIETDEDILKELESYRLELESKKKINLQDRNIK from the coding sequence TTGGAAAGAAAGATTAAACATTTAAGAAAAGACAAGCATTTAACTCAGCTAGAATTAGCAAAAAAGTTAAATTTAACTCAAAGTACGATTGCTGCTTATGAAAATGGAATAAAAATACCAACTGTCGAAAATTTATTAGCAATAGCTAAGTTTTTTCAGGTGTCAACCGATTATCTCTTAGGACTCACAGAAAATTTAAATTATGAACCAATAGAATCGAACGACGATTTCGTAAGTGAGTCTATTGCTCCCTATACAACTACAAATTCCAAAGAATATAGCAAAGTTATTTCTTATTATCATCGATTAGATAATGAAAATAAGGAGTATATAATTGGTAAGATGATTGAGTTATATAAAGAACAGCAAAAACCGATTAAATATGTGCATAAAATTGAAACAGATGAAGATATTCTCAAAGAGTTAGAAAGTTATCGACTAGAATTAGAATCCAAAAAGAAAATTAATTTGCAAGATAGAAATATAAAATAA
- a CDS encoding recombinase family protein, with protein MEFRVGGYLRLSNEDGDNKQSESIENQLSIIQQYLDNHQELVLVDTYIDDGYTGMNYDRDEFKRMMCDIEAGKINTIVTKDLSRLGRDQVETSRLIKKDFIIRKIRYIAIDDNIDTFNEERNDIVVPFRILFNDFYSQDISVKIKAALNSKRKRGDFIGAFAPFGYQKDSNNNNRLIPDEEAAAIVRRIFQMYLQGYGKMKIARILNKEGILCPTEYKREKKEKYQNSRKLSSTNYWTYSTINRILSNEVYIGHMVQHKQEKISYNLKQHRAVPAEKYIVVNNTHEAIIEAETFDIVQKLLKSKNRNPGLEQNITMYAGLLKCGDCGRRLAKTKIKTKTGDTIYYKCGSYKQYGKEVCSSHSIREDVLNDIVLDTIKEEAQEALTQKDIDIMKTISYNEPRDNDELKLSEIKMAMVNLKQEKSNMLRMLAKGVINESDYQNFQTEIDQEERKYQEKETILRDKQSKTNKYLEQHDKWILNFINYVNIDSITREILVSLIDEINVFEDKRIIISFKFKSPFL; from the coding sequence ATGGAATTCAGAGTAGGTGGCTATCTCAGACTGTCAAATGAAGATGGAGACAACAAACAATCAGAAAGTATTGAGAATCAGCTATCTATCATACAGCAATACTTGGATAATCATCAGGAACTTGTATTAGTAGATACCTATATTGATGATGGATATACTGGCATGAACTATGACAGAGATGAGTTCAAGAGGATGATGTGTGATATAGAAGCTGGTAAAATTAATACAATAGTTACGAAAGACCTTTCTCGTTTAGGTCGTGACCAGGTTGAAACATCCAGGCTAATAAAAAAAGATTTCATTATAAGAAAAATAAGATACATTGCTATAGATGACAATATTGATACCTTTAACGAGGAACGAAACGATATTGTTGTCCCTTTTCGAATTTTATTTAATGATTTCTATTCTCAGGATATTTCCGTAAAAATCAAGGCAGCACTAAATTCAAAAAGAAAAAGGGGTGATTTCATAGGAGCTTTTGCACCCTTTGGATATCAAAAGGACAGCAATAATAATAATCGCTTGATACCGGATGAGGAAGCTGCTGCTATAGTTAGGCGAATCTTTCAAATGTATTTGCAAGGATATGGAAAGATGAAGATAGCACGAATTTTAAATAAGGAAGGCATCCTATGTCCTACGGAATACAAAAGGGAGAAGAAAGAGAAGTATCAGAACAGCAGGAAACTAAGCAGTACGAATTATTGGACGTATTCTACCATTAATCGCATATTAAGCAACGAGGTTTATATTGGACACATGGTACAGCACAAACAGGAGAAGATTTCTTATAATCTGAAGCAGCACAGAGCTGTGCCAGCAGAAAAGTATATTGTGGTTAACAATACACATGAAGCAATTATTGAAGCAGAAACTTTTGATATAGTTCAAAAATTATTGAAATCAAAGAATCGAAATCCGGGTTTGGAGCAAAACATCACCATGTATGCAGGATTATTAAAATGCGGTGATTGTGGAAGAAGACTTGCTAAAACAAAGATTAAAACTAAGACAGGTGATACAATATATTATAAGTGCGGCTCATATAAACAATATGGAAAAGAAGTGTGCTCCAGCCATTCTATCCGGGAAGACGTGCTAAATGATATAGTCCTTGATACTATAAAAGAAGAAGCTCAGGAAGCATTAACTCAAAAAGATATAGATATTATGAAAACAATATCGTATAATGAACCCAGAGATAATGATGAATTAAAGCTTTCAGAGATTAAAATGGCAATGGTCAATCTTAAACAGGAAAAATCAAATATGTTACGAATGTTAGCCAAGGGTGTTATCAACGAGAGTGACTATCAGAATTTTCAGACTGAGATTGATCAAGAAGAAAGAAAATATCAAGAAAAAGAAACGATATTAAGAGACAAACAATCAAAAACAAATAAGTATTTAGAACAGCATGATAAGTGGATTCTTAATTTTATCAATTATGTGAACATTGATTCCATAACGAGAGAAATTCTCGTTTCATTAATTGATGAGATAAATGTATTTGAGGATAAAAGAATTATCATATCTTTTAAATTTAAGAGTCCGTTTCTATAA